From one Agathobaculum sp. NTUH-O15-33 genomic stretch:
- a CDS encoding M60 family metallopeptidase — protein sequence MKAQKRMLSVLLAGAMLVSPVLPAARAVDEPAGRGETSVRGGISATLRLDYAQKLDEIKERNVSVTLMKTQDGKVTETLGTVALGDGARTGALDAVVSARNADGGELGGSEWPGYLDVSFGDLPRGTYSLRFSGTGYTTHEQPVDMDTYAQSVVLGTGDGTFGLGDVNGDDKVDGADWDELSGALGAVDEEQIRQYDLNGDGKIDIIDLAYISRQSHAVGEAETYNTVLLAPPVQAEALKNELEQTLVITGDVANLFQENTEPVKLTPKEDGKLDIPIELDKSVEMEVIEIATPEQDGAIQKGTVIVEDENGKKTEHPFDNTLPEGVHAIGRSAGSNVVTINLGGKVAVKKVTISVTQTASGNYAVVDTIRFLQDIVPENPVAPNSVVKTVTAAEGDAQVTLKWGELPNVTGYKVLYSLKEGGEPKELHVDVPTAVVTGLKNLQTYAFTVTPTNGEWEGRPSQVVEATPQPAKAPDAPDMVSVQALDGALNVTWGKSKNATAYEVYYTDKQNASVKDYVRAGGALSATHTSVTGLTNDTTYYLYVVAVNDAGKSGPSKIVTGTPAAVKYGEPAGLPTQLTRITRDQVQSIALKDTGNVSTSKSTKPFTTDYLMDGDYQTNWTSQSWGDGNYTRSKQLIYTFKDPVDLSYVIYVPRADGYENCMRLYGVTVWGEGDDLAGPGTVLVTMNGKNQTPVNGKMGSAKDGYFVALPFPATKGIKKLAVDIEQTGYGAVGLSEVLFFAYDETKDLDKQIDGLFEDQAHTKLRAGVTAQQISDLSAALAGDEGYYLYPNTMKDELKLAQELLAGQSAGVVLRGVTARSSSADSAKYGQGGSDLQPLGAAAKAGQEITVYAEGIPAGESVALWATQFHAEAAAWQAKVGELQNGRNVLTVPQIGSQTTPRGGSLYFTYHGANGGQITLHTRRATDVPVLELGNWHTLDEAGRKAVLTAYVQELTAYTKTIADNGKQNNCLNVTELSLPTVLLSLPATAVMDNTAKGGAEEQVRILYDNVLAWEQLMHIAKTTQGIDNTYEKNDMTSRQNIRYMQMFAGAFMYAAGSHVGVEYGSCGGLVCGKPVDDATTEKNRLFGWGVAHEIGHNMDKLGKAECTNNIYSLMVQTFDGKDNTLPSRLEGGKYPQIFTKVAEGYPGASGDVFVQLGMYWQLHLAYDNGQNDANGPMDFYNRFFKAWKAGTYFAGAVSYDDKVALTAAGTANKDLTEFFTRWGMQLSESTKTKLKTYEKEPRAIWYLDDNSRRDRLNSVPQGAGSIIATAKKEGDHQVVLSMRADMTAGKVQGYEIRRNDTVIGFTTEATYTDVIGSANHMNFAYTVQAYDSLGNAIGDAVHAGDIRVAYDKTLRADQYTIDRDVDTVTVTLTNGPTAVSGVKLVSEKALPQTGGYTVTVTTEHGDVVAKQGDYGKNEAVDDADSYLAYFNKPGTDSADSRIWTYDATKVVMTNVPENAAVQLISYAGDDVAFTEGGAAGILSADYVYGTETDDVIKAGTLVITGTYRGDPVYNTLRVKGEFTDSALDANGEPQEQTTFRYLDGYALFFAEIPEDKEVSDISDGVFIFVPNVQREAELQGGQSHCEGGSLLPSRMMAELSRTDDPNSAENQYLTASTSWISAPGGDSLPTIELKGAME from the coding sequence ATGAAGGCACAAAAGCGAATGTTATCCGTTCTTTTGGCGGGCGCCATGCTCGTATCGCCGGTTCTGCCGGCGGCAAGGGCTGTGGACGAGCCGGCAGGGCGCGGCGAAACGAGCGTTCGAGGCGGCATCAGCGCGACGCTGCGGCTGGATTATGCGCAGAAGCTGGATGAGATCAAAGAGCGAAACGTCAGCGTCACCCTGATGAAAACGCAGGACGGCAAAGTAACGGAAACGCTGGGCACCGTCGCGCTGGGGGACGGCGCGCGGACAGGGGCGCTCGACGCGGTTGTTTCCGCCCGCAATGCCGATGGCGGCGAGCTGGGCGGCAGCGAATGGCCCGGCTATCTGGACGTGTCTTTCGGCGATCTGCCGCGGGGAACATACAGCCTGCGCTTTTCCGGCACGGGGTATACGACCCATGAGCAGCCGGTCGATATGGATACTTACGCGCAGTCCGTCGTGCTCGGCACCGGCGACGGCACCTTTGGCCTTGGCGATGTGAACGGCGACGATAAGGTGGACGGCGCGGATTGGGACGAGCTGTCCGGCGCGTTGGGCGCCGTGGACGAGGAGCAAATCCGGCAGTATGATCTGAACGGCGATGGCAAGATCGATATCATCGACCTTGCCTATATCAGCCGCCAGAGCCATGCCGTGGGCGAAGCCGAAACGTATAACACCGTGCTGCTCGCGCCGCCCGTGCAAGCGGAGGCGTTAAAAAACGAACTGGAACAAACGCTTGTTATAACGGGCGACGTTGCAAACCTGTTTCAGGAGAATACCGAACCGGTCAAGCTGACCCCTAAGGAGGACGGCAAGCTCGACATCCCGATCGAGCTGGACAAGTCTGTCGAGATGGAGGTGATCGAGATCGCAACGCCCGAACAGGACGGCGCGATACAAAAGGGCACCGTCATTGTCGAGGATGAAAACGGTAAAAAGACCGAACACCCCTTTGACAACACCCTGCCAGAGGGCGTGCACGCCATCGGCCGGTCGGCCGGGAGCAACGTGGTCACGATCAACCTTGGCGGTAAGGTGGCGGTCAAAAAGGTCACGATCTCGGTCACGCAGACCGCAAGCGGCAACTACGCCGTGGTCGATACCATTCGCTTTTTGCAGGATATCGTGCCGGAAAACCCCGTCGCGCCGAACAGCGTGGTCAAAACCGTGACCGCCGCGGAGGGGGACGCGCAGGTTACCCTGAAATGGGGCGAGCTGCCCAATGTAACGGGCTATAAGGTGCTGTACAGCCTTAAGGAGGGCGGCGAGCCCAAGGAGCTGCATGTGGACGTGCCCACCGCCGTGGTAACGGGGCTTAAAAACCTGCAAACCTACGCGTTTACCGTCACCCCCACAAATGGGGAGTGGGAGGGCAGGCCGTCTCAGGTCGTCGAAGCCACGCCGCAGCCCGCCAAAGCGCCGGACGCGCCCGACATGGTAAGCGTGCAGGCGCTCGACGGCGCGCTGAACGTTACATGGGGTAAATCCAAGAACGCGACCGCGTACGAGGTCTACTATACGGATAAACAAAATGCTTCGGTAAAGGATTATGTCCGCGCGGGCGGCGCGCTCTCCGCGACCCATACGTCTGTTACCGGGCTAACGAACGATACAACGTATTATCTCTACGTCGTGGCCGTGAACGACGCCGGAAAAAGCGGCCCCTCCAAGATCGTGACCGGCACGCCGGCGGCGGTCAAGTACGGCGAACCCGCGGGCCTGCCCACGCAGCTGACCCGTATCACGCGCGATCAGGTGCAAAGCATCGCGTTGAAGGATACCGGCAACGTCAGCACATCCAAGAGCACCAAACCCTTTACGACGGATTACCTGATGGATGGGGATTATCAAACCAACTGGACCTCGCAGTCTTGGGGCGACGGCAACTATACCCGCAGCAAGCAGCTCATTTACACCTTCAAAGACCCGGTGGATCTAAGCTATGTGATCTATGTGCCCCGGGCGGACGGCTATGAGAACTGTATGCGCCTGTACGGCGTTACGGTCTGGGGCGAGGGCGACGACCTTGCCGGGCCGGGTACCGTGCTGGTTACGATGAACGGCAAAAACCAAACGCCGGTAAACGGTAAAATGGGCTCCGCGAAGGACGGCTACTTCGTCGCGCTGCCGTTCCCCGCGACCAAGGGCATCAAAAAGCTGGCCGTTGATATCGAGCAGACGGGGTACGGCGCGGTCGGCCTGTCCGAGGTCCTCTTCTTTGCGTACGATGAAACCAAGGATCTGGACAAACAGATCGACGGCCTGTTTGAAGATCAGGCCCATACCAAGCTGCGCGCGGGCGTGACGGCGCAGCAGATCAGCGATCTTTCCGCGGCGCTTGCCGGGGACGAGGGCTACTATCTCTATCCGAATACCATGAAGGACGAGCTGAAGCTGGCGCAGGAGCTGCTCGCCGGCCAGAGCGCGGGCGTGGTGCTGCGCGGCGTCACGGCGCGCAGCAGCAGCGCGGATTCCGCGAAGTACGGGCAGGGCGGCAGCGATCTGCAGCCGCTGGGCGCGGCGGCAAAGGCCGGGCAGGAGATCACGGTCTATGCCGAGGGCATTCCCGCGGGCGAAAGCGTCGCCCTGTGGGCAACGCAGTTCCACGCCGAGGCCGCCGCATGGCAGGCCAAGGTGGGCGAGCTGCAAAATGGGCGCAATGTGCTCACGGTGCCGCAGATCGGCAGCCAGACCACGCCGCGCGGCGGCAGCCTGTACTTTACCTATCATGGCGCGAACGGCGGGCAGATCACGCTGCACACGCGCCGGGCGACCGACGTGCCTGTTTTGGAGCTGGGTAACTGGCATACGCTGGACGAAGCCGGGCGCAAGGCGGTGCTCACGGCTTATGTACAGGAGCTTACCGCGTACACCAAGACGATCGCCGATAACGGCAAGCAAAACAACTGCCTGAACGTGACCGAGCTTTCCCTCCCCACGGTGCTGCTTTCCCTGCCCGCCACGGCTGTGATGGATAATACCGCGAAGGGCGGCGCGGAAGAACAGGTGCGGATTCTGTACGACAATGTCCTTGCGTGGGAACAGCTGATGCATATCGCCAAGACGACGCAGGGTATCGACAATACCTATGAAAAGAATGATATGACCTCCCGCCAGAATATCCGCTATATGCAGATGTTCGCAGGCGCGTTCATGTATGCCGCGGGCAGCCATGTGGGTGTGGAGTACGGCTCGTGCGGCGGGCTGGTATGCGGCAAGCCAGTGGACGATGCGACGACAGAGAAAAACCGGCTGTTCGGCTGGGGCGTTGCCCATGAGATCGGCCACAATATGGACAAGCTGGGCAAGGCCGAATGCACGAACAATATCTACTCGCTCATGGTGCAGACCTTCGACGGTAAGGATAACACCCTGCCCTCCCGCTTGGAGGGCGGCAAGTACCCGCAGATCTTCACCAAGGTTGCGGAAGGCTACCCCGGCGCGTCGGGCGACGTCTTTGTGCAGCTCGGCATGTATTGGCAGCTGCATCTGGCCTATGACAATGGGCAAAACGATGCAAATGGCCCCATGGATTTCTACAACCGCTTCTTCAAGGCTTGGAAGGCGGGCACATACTTTGCGGGCGCTGTAAGCTACGACGATAAGGTGGCGCTGACCGCCGCCGGAACCGCAAACAAAGACCTGACCGAGTTCTTCACCCGCTGGGGTATGCAGCTAAGCGAAAGCACGAAAACCAAGCTTAAGACCTACGAGAAGGAGCCGCGCGCTATCTGGTATCTGGACGACAACAGCCGCCGCGACCGTTTAAACAGCGTGCCGCAGGGCGCCGGCAGCATCATTGCCACGGCGAAAAAAGAGGGCGATCATCAGGTGGTTCTCTCCATGCGCGCCGATATGACAGCGGGTAAGGTACAGGGCTATGAGATTCGGCGAAACGATACCGTGATCGGCTTTACGACCGAAGCTACCTATACCGATGTGATCGGTTCGGCCAACCACATGAACTTTGCCTACACCGTGCAGGCCTACGATTCGCTGGGCAACGCCATTGGCGACGCGGTGCATGCGGGGGATATCCGCGTGGCCTACGATAAAACGCTGCGCGCCGATCAGTACACGATCGACCGCGACGTAGACACCGTGACGGTCACCCTGACCAATGGGCCAACCGCCGTGTCCGGCGTCAAGCTGGTCAGCGAAAAGGCGCTCCCGCAAACCGGCGGCTACACCGTTACCGTGACAACGGAGCACGGCGATGTGGTGGCAAAGCAGGGGGATTACGGCAAGAATGAAGCGGTGGACGATGCGGACAGCTACCTTGCCTACTTTAACAAGCCCGGTACGGACTCCGCGGACAGCCGCATCTGGACGTATGATGCGACGAAGGTCGTCATGACGAATGTGCCGGAAAACGCGGCCGTACAGCTCATCAGCTACGCCGGGGACGACGTGGCCTTTACCGAGGGCGGCGCGGCAGGTATCCTCAGCGCGGATTATGTTTACGGCACGGAAACGGATGACGTGATCAAAGCGGGCACGCTTGTGATCACCGGCACCTATCGCGGCGACCCTGTTTACAACACCCTGCGCGTCAAGGGCGAATTTACCGACAGCGCGCTGGATGCGAACGGGGAACCGCAAGAGCAAACCACCTTTCGCTATCTGGACGGCTACGCGCTCTTCTTCGCGGAGATACCGGAGGATAAGGAAGTAAGCGATATCAGCGACGGCGTCTTTATTTTCGTACCCAATGTGCAGCGGGAAGCGGAACTGCAAGGCGGGCAGTCGCACTGCGAGGGCGGCAGCCTGCTGCCCAGCCGCATGATGGCGGAGCTGAGCCGCACGGACGATCCAAATAGCGCGGAAAACCAGTACCTAACGGCCAGCACTAGCTGGATCAGCGCGCCCGGCGGGGATAGCCTGCCCACCATAGAACTGAAGGGGGCGATGGAATAA
- a CDS encoding S-layer homology domain-containing protein — protein sequence MRKRILCALTALLLACPLMTHPALAAGAQGALTLDCVREDDGIVLSVDGLDGKTNIYAVQLDLTLDGLHPDARLIPASADVQTPEKSATTENGKTHLTVYLDSQVPINEGKTLPLGTLTASDSVPLPEKAELILLDLSLRKVAFAGAPAVSLPGGEDSGNTGGDSGSTGGDSGNTGGDSGDTGGDSGSTGGDSGNTGGAGGGGGSSGGGGGAGSAAETAGSNETVSAGSQGQAILTQKQLEKVKTLTVQSGEASVFLPESAVKALRQAGTDVTLTLTADGAEGQSKTTRAQTGGAPVYAFSNEAGGKYVALGGGVQLTAPFAGKGTPVAYSLGANGNLSRMGALTAQNGSVTLELPSATAVAVLDIRHRFADVGGWYEGYVNTMAAKGVMSGLDEKTFGPQKNMTRAELVTTLARISGGSLPEGAAAGFADVPANAWYAPYVAWAHENGVANGMTETTFAPGGALTREQLAVMLVRFAGMQGTTLSQEQQAAEFADAATVSGYAADAVRLMQRSGIISGRGDGRFDPKGTATRAECAKMLAVLMEEL from the coding sequence ATGCGGAAACGGATTCTTTGCGCGCTGACCGCGTTGCTTCTTGCCTGCCCCCTGATGACGCACCCGGCCCTTGCGGCCGGGGCGCAGGGCGCGCTTACGCTGGACTGCGTCCGCGAGGACGACGGGATCGTTCTTTCCGTGGACGGGCTGGATGGCAAAACCAATATCTATGCCGTGCAGCTCGATCTTACGCTGGACGGGCTGCACCCGGACGCCAGACTGATACCGGCCAGCGCGGATGTGCAGACCCCGGAAAAGAGCGCTACAACAGAAAACGGCAAAACACACCTGACCGTCTATCTCGATTCGCAGGTGCCTATAAACGAGGGAAAAACGCTGCCCCTCGGTACGCTGACCGCGTCAGACAGCGTGCCGCTGCCTGAAAAGGCGGAGCTGATTTTACTGGATCTATCGCTGCGAAAGGTCGCGTTTGCCGGCGCGCCCGCAGTCAGTCTGCCCGGCGGGGAGGACTCCGGCAACACCGGCGGCGACAGCGGCAGCACCGGCGGGGATTCGGGCAATACCGGCGGTGATTCGGGCGACACAGGCGGCGACAGCGGCAGCACCGGCGGGGACTCGGGCAACACCGGCGGCGCAGGCGGTGGCGGCGGTTCGTCGGGCGGCGGAGGCGGCGCGGGCAGCGCCGCCGAAACAGCCGGTAGCAACGAAACCGTTTCCGCCGGTTCGCAGGGGCAGGCGATCCTGACCCAAAAACAGCTCGAAAAAGTAAAGACATTGACCGTACAAAGCGGGGAAGCCTCGGTTTTCCTGCCGGAGAGCGCAGTCAAGGCGCTGCGGCAGGCGGGGACGGACGTGACGCTGACCCTCACTGCCGACGGCGCGGAGGGGCAGAGCAAAACCACACGGGCGCAAACCGGCGGCGCGCCGGTATATGCCTTTTCCAACGAGGCGGGGGGCAAGTATGTTGCGCTCGGCGGCGGCGTACAGCTCACCGCGCCGTTTGCTGGGAAGGGAACGCCCGTGGCCTATTCGCTCGGCGCGAACGGGAACCTGTCCCGGATGGGCGCGCTGACCGCGCAAAACGGCAGCGTGACGCTTGAACTGCCATCCGCCACAGCGGTGGCTGTTCTGGATATACGGCACCGCTTTGCCGACGTCGGCGGCTGGTACGAGGGGTATGTCAACACAATGGCGGCCAAGGGCGTCATGTCCGGTCTGGACGAGAAAACCTTTGGGCCCCAAAAGAATATGACGCGGGCCGAGCTGGTCACCACGCTGGCGCGTATCAGCGGGGGCAGCCTGCCGGAAGGCGCGGCTGCGGGCTTTGCGGATGTACCGGCGAACGCTTGGTACGCCCCCTATGTGGCGTGGGCGCATGAAAACGGCGTGGCGAACGGCATGACCGAAACCACGTTTGCGCCCGGCGGCGCGCTCACCCGCGAGCAGCTCGCGGTCATGCTGGTGCGTTTTGCCGGTATGCAGGGAACGACGCTTTCGCAGGAACAGCAGGCGGCGGAATTTGCGGATGCCGCCACAGTATCCGGCTACGCGGCGGACGCGGTGCGGCTGATGCAGCGTTCGGGCATCATCAGCGGCCGGGGCGATGGACGCTTTGACCCCAAGGGCACGGCCACCCGCGCCGAATGCGCGAAAATGCTTGCGGTCCTGATGGAAGAGCTCTGA
- a CDS encoding PHP domain-containing protein produces the protein MHGECIDLHMHSHYSDDGEFSPAELVRQCAERGIKIMAISDHNCARANAEGAAAAAAAGITYIPSIEIDCTFAGVNFHVLGYGIDAASEDFAGIEQNIEAQGEKASHIMLEATRRLGFAITEADLNKLAEGMFHQSIWTGEMFGEVLLGKPEYAEHPLLMPYRPGGARSDNPFVNFYWDFYSQGKPCYAPIAFPTLPDTVALIHRNGGRAVLAHPGVNLKGHDELLEGLLKTGIDGVEAYSSYHTDDARRFYADKARAAGLFVTCGSDYHGKTKPSIRLGVHGCPLTDEEMLGELQSLL, from the coding sequence ATGCACGGAGAATGTATCGACCTGCACATGCACAGCCATTACAGCGACGACGGCGAGTTTTCCCCGGCGGAGCTGGTGCGGCAGTGCGCGGAACGCGGCATAAAAATCATGGCCATATCGGACCACAACTGCGCGCGCGCGAACGCGGAAGGCGCGGCTGCCGCGGCGGCGGCCGGTATCACCTATATCCCTTCGATCGAGATCGACTGCACCTTTGCGGGCGTGAATTTCCATGTGCTCGGCTATGGGATCGACGCCGCGTCGGAGGATTTCGCCGGGATCGAGCAGAACATCGAAGCGCAGGGCGAAAAAGCGTCCCACATCATGCTGGAAGCGACGAGGCGGCTCGGCTTTGCCATCACGGAAGCCGATCTGAACAAGCTGGCCGAGGGCATGTTCCACCAGAGCATATGGACGGGCGAAATGTTCGGCGAGGTGCTGCTGGGCAAGCCGGAATACGCGGAGCACCCGCTGCTTATGCCCTACCGGCCGGGCGGCGCGCGTTCGGATAATCCCTTTGTCAATTTCTATTGGGACTTTTATTCGCAGGGCAAGCCCTGTTACGCGCCCATTGCCTTTCCGACGCTGCCGGACACGGTCGCGCTGATCCACCGGAACGGCGGCCGCGCCGTGCTGGCCCACCCCGGCGTCAACCTGAAAGGCCACGACGAACTGCTGGAGGGGCTTCTCAAAACCGGTATTGACGGCGTGGAAGCCTACAGCAGCTACCACACGGACGATGCGCGCCGCTTTTACGCGGACAAGGCAAGGGCCGCCGGCCTGTTTGTCACCTGCGGCAGCGATTACCACGGCAAGACCAAGCCCTCCATCCGGCTCGGCGTGCACGGCTGCCCCCTTACGGACGAGGAAATGCTGGGCGAGCTGCAAAGCCTGCTTTAA
- a CDS encoding DUF4317 domain-containing protein: MNITKRDVLELRRRLKKTECSITRICGCYVNSGKQTVLKFDEPFLDLDDEEFFKYLEIAKKTLSGSLGANLLELEFDRTDEAVERQQYLLALKQSKLKNEELIDRLYEQIIEHYAYAGNYLILIYHDVYDVMTKTTDNIKVDESEEVYEYLICSICPVELSKPGLGYREEENRIGARERDWVVGLPDLGFVYPAFSDRGSDVNAVMYYVKTGKESHPELVEQVLGCISQRTAAEEKKVFHEVIQNAFEEDEDEADTALLKIQKTISGLVLESEEDEESAPVSLTRETVSGLLAEAEVPDEARERIERSYVEAFGDMPPVAHNIVDKKMAEEAARREQTMALQQKVEVLQQRLQEATGDRADGENPPWADGQHKEIILQLPEDKLDAVETRVLDGQKCIVIPVEEGESARINGVEKEI, translated from the coding sequence ATGAACATCACCAAACGAGACGTGCTGGAGCTGCGCCGCAGGCTGAAAAAGACCGAGTGCTCGATCACCCGGATCTGCGGCTGCTATGTAAACAGCGGCAAGCAGACCGTTCTGAAATTCGACGAGCCGTTTTTGGATCTGGACGACGAGGAGTTTTTTAAATACTTAGAGATCGCCAAGAAAACGCTTTCCGGCTCGCTCGGCGCGAACCTGCTGGAGCTGGAATTCGACCGCACGGACGAAGCCGTGGAGCGGCAGCAATATCTGCTCGCCTTAAAGCAAAGCAAGCTGAAAAACGAGGAGCTGATCGACCGGCTGTACGAGCAGATCATCGAGCATTACGCCTATGCGGGCAATTACCTCATTCTTATTTACCATGATGTGTACGACGTGATGACCAAAACCACGGATAACATCAAGGTGGACGAGTCCGAGGAGGTCTATGAGTACCTGATCTGCTCGATCTGCCCGGTCGAGCTGTCCAAGCCCGGCCTCGGCTACCGCGAGGAGGAAAACCGCATCGGCGCGCGCGAGCGCGACTGGGTGGTCGGCCTGCCCGACCTGGGCTTTGTCTATCCCGCGTTCAGCGACCGGGGCAGCGATGTCAACGCGGTGATGTACTATGTCAAGACCGGCAAGGAGTCCCATCCCGAACTGGTCGAGCAGGTGCTCGGCTGCATCAGCCAGCGCACGGCGGCGGAGGAAAAGAAGGTATTCCACGAGGTTATTCAAAACGCCTTTGAGGAAGACGAGGACGAGGCGGACACGGCCCTATTGAAGATACAAAAAACGATCAGCGGTTTGGTGCTCGAATCCGAAGAGGATGAAGAAAGCGCCCCCGTCAGCCTGACGCGCGAAACGGTTTCCGGCCTGCTGGCCGAAGCCGAGGTGCCGGACGAGGCGCGCGAGCGCATCGAGCGCTCCTATGTGGAGGCGTTTGGCGATATGCCGCCGGTGGCGCACAACATCGTCGATAAAAAGATGGCGGAGGAAGCCGCGCGCCGCGAGCAAACCATGGCGCTCCAGCAAAAGGTAGAGGTCTTGCAGCAGCGGCTGCAAGAGGCGACGGGCGACCGCGCGGACGGAGAAAATCCGCCGTGGGCGGACGGCCAGCACAAGGAGATCATTTTGCAGCTGCCGGAGGACAAGCTGGACGCGGTCGAGACCCGCGTGCTGGACGGCCAAAAATGCATCGTGATCCCGGTGGAGGAGGGCGAATCCGCCCGCATCAACGGCGTGGAAAAAGAAATATAA
- the rsgA gene encoding ribosome small subunit-dependent GTPase A — protein MNIKKYGFPSSHISGQNGTPARITAVHRGFFEIVCDYGTGLAGLKTGAYRTGGENLPTTGDFVLIDWQANGESRILKTLPRKTYFARLDPSSSGHGEQAVAANFDYVFLLQSLDRDFNPRRLERYLTLSWQSGATPVVLLTKADGTADAASYLRAVQTSAIGVEVYAVSAKTGEGLDRLQSYLQPGKTIVFLGSSGVGKSTLVNALAGEAVMETGGIREKDGRGRHTTSRRQLLLLQSGVMVIDTPGMRELGLWNAEGGVEKSFADVEQFLGSCKFSDCRHQSEPGCAIKKALRAGELSYDRWESYQKLHIEAQYADDKIGYLRQKEQRFKEIAKLQKTMLAQDYRHAPCTDSFICKVCGAPVSPQDMGSRHRNHCPHCLSSVHLDNRPGDRASLCKGIMDPVAVWARGNEEWALIHRCRTCGTLHSNRIAADDNEALLLEIANKPLSATPFADPDETDGAW, from the coding sequence ATGAATATCAAAAAATACGGCTTTCCGTCATCACATATCAGCGGCCAGAACGGCACCCCGGCGCGTATCACGGCCGTGCACCGCGGCTTTTTTGAGATCGTCTGCGATTACGGCACGGGCCTTGCCGGCCTGAAAACCGGCGCATACCGCACGGGCGGGGAAAATTTGCCCACCACGGGCGATTTTGTTCTGATTGATTGGCAGGCAAACGGTGAAAGCCGCATTTTGAAGACCCTGCCGCGCAAAACCTATTTTGCCCGTCTCGACCCATCCTCGTCCGGCCATGGCGAGCAGGCGGTAGCGGCAAATTTTGACTATGTGTTCCTGCTGCAATCACTGGACCGCGATTTTAATCCGCGCAGGCTCGAACGGTATCTGACGCTTTCGTGGCAGTCCGGCGCTACGCCGGTCGTGCTGCTGACCAAGGCGGACGGCACGGCGGACGCGGCGTCGTATCTCCGCGCCGTGCAAACGTCCGCGATCGGCGTGGAGGTATACGCGGTGAGCGCGAAAACCGGGGAAGGGCTTGATCGGTTGCAGTCTTATTTGCAGCCCGGCAAGACCATTGTATTTCTCGGTTCGTCCGGCGTGGGCAAGTCCACGTTGGTAAACGCGCTCGCGGGCGAGGCTGTGATGGAGACCGGCGGCATCCGTGAAAAGGATGGGCGGGGCAGACACACGACCAGCCGCCGCCAGCTTCTTTTGCTGCAAAGCGGCGTGATGGTGATCGACACGCCGGGCATGCGTGAGCTAGGGCTGTGGAACGCGGAGGGCGGCGTGGAAAAAAGCTTTGCCGATGTGGAACAGTTTTTGGGAAGCTGCAAGTTCAGCGATTGCCGCCACCAGAGCGAGCCGGGCTGCGCGATAAAAAAAGCCCTGCGTGCGGGCGAACTGTCCTATGACCGCTGGGAGAGCTACCAGAAGCTGCACATTGAAGCGCAGTACGCGGATGATAAGATCGGCTATTTGCGCCAAAAGGAGCAGCGCTTTAAGGAGATCGCCAAGCTGCAAAAAACGATGCTTGCGCAGGACTACCGGCACGCGCCCTGCACGGATAGCTTTATTTGCAAGGTATGCGGCGCGCCGGTATCGCCGCAGGATATGGGCAGCCGCCACCGCAACCATTGCCCGCACTGCCTGTCGAGCGTGCATTTGGATAACCGGCCCGGCGACCGGGCTTCGCTCTGTAAAGGGATCATGGACCCCGTCGCCGTGTGGGCACGCGGGAACGAGGAATGGGCGCTGATTCACCGCTGCCGCACATGCGGCACACTGCATTCCAACCGCATCGCGGCGGACGACAACGAGGCGCTGCTGCTTGAAATTGCGAACAAACCGCTATCCGCCACGCCCTTTGCCGATCCGGATGAAACGGACGGCGCGTGGTAA